One genomic region from Methanocaldococcus fervens AG86 encodes:
- the ilvE gene encoding branched-chain-amino-acid transaminase, producing MKIYLNGKFVDEKDAKVSVFDHGLLYGDGVFEGIRAYDGVVFMLKEHIDRLYDSAKSLCIDIPLTKEEMIEVVLETLRVNNLRDAYIRLVVTRGVGDLGLDPRKCKEPTIFCIAIPMPPLLGEDGIRVITASVRRLPVDVLNPAVKSLNYLNSILAKIQANYAGVDEAFLLDDKGFVVEGTGDNIFVVKNGVLKTPPVYQSILKGITRDVVIKLAKEEGIEVVEEPLTLNDLYTADELFITGTAAEIVPVFEIDGRVINNRQVGEITKKLKEKFKEIRTKWGIKVYDE from the coding sequence ATGAAAATCTATCTAAATGGAAAATTTGTTGATGAAAAGGATGCAAAAGTTTCAGTGTTTGATCATGGTTTATTATATGGAGATGGAGTTTTTGAAGGTATAAGGGCTTATGATGGCGTTGTTTTTATGTTGAAGGAGCATATAGATAGATTATATGATTCAGCAAAATCCCTATGCATAGACATACCATTAACAAAGGAGGAAATGATTGAGGTTGTTTTAGAAACTCTGAGAGTTAACAATTTGAGAGATGCATACATAAGGTTGGTTGTTACAAGAGGCGTTGGGGATTTAGGATTAGACCCAAGAAAGTGTAAAGAGCCTACTATCTTTTGTATAGCAATTCCAATGCCTCCTTTGTTGGGGGAGGATGGAATTAGGGTTATAACCGCATCAGTTAGAAGATTGCCAGTAGATGTTTTAAATCCAGCTGTTAAATCTCTAAATTATTTAAACAGCATATTGGCAAAGATTCAGGCAAACTACGCTGGAGTTGATGAGGCATTTTTATTGGATGATAAGGGCTTTGTTGTTGAAGGAACTGGAGATAACATCTTTGTAGTTAAAAATGGAGTTTTAAAAACTCCGCCAGTTTATCAAAGTATTTTAAAAGGAATTACAAGGGATGTTGTCATAAAGTTAGCTAAAGAAGAAGGCATTGAAGTTGTTGAAGAACCTTTAACTCTTAACGATTTATATACTGCTGATGAGCTATTTATAACAGGAACAGCAGCTGAAATTGTACCTGTATTTGAGATAGACGGTAGAGTTATAAACAACAGACAAGTTGGAGAGATTACCAAAAAACTAAAAGAGAAATTTAAGGAGATTAGGACAAAATGGGGAATAAAAGTCTATGATGAATAA
- the moaA gene encoding GTP 3',8-cyclase MoaA: MRDKFGREIGSFRISITNKCNLNCFYCHKEGHNSNNGRYMTAEEIGLIAKTSTKFGVRKVKISGGEPLLRKDICEIIENIKDEKIKDISLTTNGILLENLADKLKDAGLDRVNVSLDTLNPELYKKITKFGDVNKVVNGIKRAIEEELTPLKVNFLAMSINIKELPEIMEFCRDVGAILQIIEFIPLKEGLKKYYYDISSIENEIKEKADKVITRKFMQNRRKYILDDGLEVEFVRPMDNSEFCMHCTRIRLTYDGYLKPCLLRDDNLVDILTPLRRGENLEPYFIECINRREPYFKL, encoded by the coding sequence ATGAGAGATAAATTTGGTAGGGAGATTGGGTCTTTTAGGATTTCTATAACAAATAAATGCAATTTAAACTGTTTTTATTGCCACAAAGAGGGGCATAATTCCAATAATGGCAGATATATGACTGCTGAAGAGATTGGGCTTATAGCTAAAACATCAACGAAATTTGGAGTTAGAAAAGTAAAAATTTCTGGTGGAGAGCCTTTATTAAGAAAAGATATCTGTGAAATCATTGAAAACATTAAAGATGAAAAGATAAAAGATATCTCATTAACAACTAATGGAATCCTCTTAGAAAATTTAGCTGATAAGCTTAAAGATGCTGGATTGGATAGGGTTAACGTGAGCTTAGATACGTTAAATCCTGAATTGTATAAAAAGATTACAAAATTTGGAGATGTAAATAAGGTTGTAAATGGAATTAAAAGGGCTATAGAAGAGGAATTAACTCCTTTAAAGGTTAATTTTTTAGCTATGTCAATTAATATTAAAGAGCTACCAGAAATTATGGAATTTTGCAGAGATGTTGGGGCTATACTACAAATTATTGAGTTTATTCCATTAAAAGAGGGTCTTAAAAAATACTATTATGATATATCATCAATAGAAAATGAAATTAAAGAAAAAGCTGATAAAGTTATTACAAGAAAATTTATGCAGAATAGGAGGAAATATATATTAGATGATGGATTGGAAGTTGAGTTTGTAAGACCTATGGATAACAGCGAGTTTTGCATGCATTGCACAAGGATAAGATTAACTTACGACGGTTATTTAAAGCCCTGCCTGTTGAGAGATGACAACTTGGTTGATATTTTAACTCCACTTAGAAGGGGAGAGAATTTAGAGCCATATTTTATTGAATGTATTAATAGAAGGGAGCCATATTTTAAATTATAG
- a CDS encoding ATP-binding protein, protein MRFFNREKEIKEILSIIESEPQRINFIYGSINSGKTALINEIINNRLDKDKYVVFYFDLREIFISRYDDFIEVLFEEYEGDKNPTEIIKSLINELPSLYGIPIPKNTLNEIFKKKTTKNVFRYITKVLMDIKKEGKQPILIIDELQKIGDMKINGFLIYELFNYFVSLTKHKHLCHVFCLSSDSLFIERVYNEAMLKGRVDYILVDDFDKETAIKFIDFLSENILNKKLSDDEKELIYTHVGGKPVDIIYVIDKLRYKELKEILDYLLMDEQQKLKYFLEDVKEKDEELYKKVVETLKIFKENYEIDDITINKKIREFLVKRNILFLNPIEGTLKPQSFLVWNAIKKIIQ, encoded by the coding sequence ATGAGATTTTTTAATAGAGAAAAAGAGATTAAAGAAATTCTTTCAATCATTGAGTCAGAGCCACAAAGAATTAATTTTATATACGGCTCTATAAATTCAGGAAAAACTGCCTTAATTAATGAGATAATAAACAATAGGTTAGATAAAGACAAATACGTTGTATTTTATTTTGATTTGAGGGAGATTTTTATATCAAGATATGATGACTTCATTGAAGTATTGTTCGAAGAGTATGAGGGGGATAAAAACCCAACAGAGATAATAAAATCTCTTATTAATGAGTTACCAAGTTTGTATGGCATCCCAATACCTAAAAATACTCTAAATGAGATTTTTAAAAAGAAAACGACCAAAAATGTTTTTAGATACATAACTAAGGTATTGATGGATATTAAAAAAGAAGGAAAGCAGCCAATATTAATTATAGATGAGTTACAAAAAATCGGTGATATGAAGATTAATGGGTTTTTAATTTATGAATTGTTTAATTATTTTGTCTCCTTAACTAAGCATAAGCATTTATGTCATGTTTTCTGTTTAAGTTCTGATAGTTTATTTATTGAGAGAGTTTATAACGAGGCAATGTTAAAAGGTAGAGTAGATTACATTTTAGTGGATGACTTTGATAAAGAGACAGCAATAAAATTTATTGATTTTCTATCAGAAAATATTTTAAATAAAAAATTATCTGATGATGAAAAAGAGTTAATTTATACCCATGTGGGAGGAAAGCCGGTAGATATAATCTATGTTATTGATAAGTTAAGATATAAGGAGTTAAAAGAGATTTTAGATTATTTACTAATGGATGAACAACAAAAATTAAAATACTTCTTAGAGGATGTTAAAGAAAAAGATGAAGAGCTTTATAAAAAAGTTGTTGAGACATTAAAAATATTTAAAGAAAACTATGAAATTGACGATATAACAATAAATAAAAAAATTAGGGAATTTTTAGTTAAAAGAAACATTTTATTCCTAAATCCTATTGAAGGAACTTTAAAACCACAATCATTTTTGGTTTGGAATGCGATAAAGAAAATTATTCAATAA
- a CDS encoding SPFH domain-containing protein, giving the protein MFWFWLILGIIVLFIIVKSIVIVNQYEGGLIFRLGRVVGKLKPGINIIIPFLDVPVKVDIRTRVTDVPPQEMITKDNAVVKVDAVVYYRVIDVEKAILEVEDYEYAIINLAQTTLRAIIGSMELDEVLNKREYINSKLLEILDRETDAWGVRIEKVEVKEIDPPEDIKNAMAQQMKAERLKRAAILEAEGEKQSRILRAEGIAESLRIEAEGQAKAIQIVAEAAREYFKDEAQLYKALEVANNVLKDNTKYVISENVLDVVKNFIKKDSA; this is encoded by the coding sequence ATGTTTTGGTTTTGGTTAATATTAGGAATTATTGTTTTATTTATAATTGTAAAATCCATAGTTATTGTTAATCAATATGAAGGGGGTTTAATATTTAGATTGGGAAGAGTTGTAGGAAAATTGAAGCCTGGAATAAATATAATCATCCCATTTTTAGACGTGCCTGTTAAGGTTGATATAAGGACGAGAGTTACTGACGTTCCTCCTCAGGAGATGATTACAAAGGATAACGCAGTTGTAAAAGTTGATGCAGTTGTTTACTATAGAGTTATAGATGTTGAAAAAGCCATTTTAGAAGTTGAAGACTACGAATATGCCATAATAAACTTAGCCCAAACGACATTAAGGGCAATAATTGGTAGTATGGAGCTGGATGAAGTTTTAAATAAAAGAGAGTATATAAACTCCAAATTATTGGAAATATTGGATAGAGAAACAGATGCTTGGGGAGTCAGGATTGAAAAGGTTGAAGTTAAAGAGATAGACCCTCCAGAAGATATAAAAAATGCTATGGCTCAACAGATGAAGGCAGAGAGGTTGAAAAGAGCGGCCATATTAGAGGCAGAGGGAGAGAAGCAGAGTAGAATTTTAAGAGCAGAGGGAATTGCAGAAAGTTTGAGAATTGAGGCTGAGGGGCAAGCTAAAGCAATACAGATAGTGGCAGAAGCGGCAAGAGAATACTTCAAAGATGAAGCTCAGCTCTATAAAGCCTTAGAAGTGGCTAATAATGTATTAAAAGACAATACAAAATATGTTATTTCAGAGAACGTATTGGATGTGGTTAAAAATTTCATTAAGAAGGATTCAGCTTAA
- a CDS encoding NfeD family protein codes for MEIGYAFILAGFLIMALEAVIPGLYFPVLGVALLIYGIFLLIFPQYAFISAIIAGVLTIIILHKFVYSMGKEIKVGAERFVGKIAKAIEDFDENGYGRVEIENQIWLAKSKDEIKNGDKVKVIGFEGVSLIVKKVEGE; via the coding sequence ATGGAGATTGGGTATGCCTTTATATTAGCAGGTTTTTTGATTATGGCGTTAGAGGCTGTTATTCCAGGCTTATATTTCCCCGTATTAGGGGTAGCTTTATTAATTTATGGAATATTTTTATTGATATTTCCACAATACGCTTTTATTTCCGCAATAATTGCAGGAGTTTTAACTATAATTATCCTACATAAATTCGTTTATAGTATGGGGAAGGAAATAAAAGTGGGGGCTGAAAGATTTGTTGGTAAAATTGCCAAAGCTATAGAAGACTTTGATGAAAACGGTTATGGGAGGGTTGAGATAGAGAACCAAATATGGCTGGCAAAATCTAAAGATGAAATAAAAAATGGGGATAAAGTTAAAGTTATTGGTTTTGAAGGAGTTTCGTTAATAGTTAAAAAAGTTGAAGGTGAATAA
- a CDS encoding ATP-binding protein — MKIAITGKGGVGKTFIASTLMRLFEKRGFKVIGVDCDPNPTLALAFGIEEEIIPLSKRHDIIEERTGAKPGTYGNVFKMNPKVDDLIDKVGYKVGNITILVMGTIEEGGEGCVCPASVLLRRLLRHLILKRDEVVILDMEAGIEHFGRKTIDTVDLMLIVIEPTKKSLITAKRMKKLAKDLGIKHLGVVVNKVRDEDKKLLESIIKEELGLEVLGFIPYDEEVVKSDFMGKPIDLNSKAAKEVEKIFNYILKLKNSII; from the coding sequence ATGAAAATAGCAATAACTGGAAAAGGAGGAGTAGGAAAAACATTTATTGCTTCAACATTAATGAGATTATTTGAGAAAAGAGGATTTAAAGTTATTGGAGTTGATTGCGACCCAAATCCTACGTTGGCTTTGGCTTTTGGGATTGAAGAAGAGATAATTCCATTATCAAAAAGGCATGATATAATTGAAGAGAGAACTGGGGCTAAACCAGGAACTTATGGAAATGTTTTTAAAATGAACCCAAAGGTTGATGATTTAATTGACAAAGTTGGATATAAAGTAGGAAACATAACTATCTTGGTTATGGGGACTATAGAAGAGGGAGGAGAAGGGTGTGTCTGCCCAGCCTCTGTTTTATTGAGGAGGTTGTTAAGGCATTTAATTTTAAAGAGGGATGAAGTTGTTATCTTAGACATGGAAGCAGGTATTGAGCATTTTGGAAGGAAAACAATAGATACCGTTGATTTAATGCTTATTGTTATAGAACCTACAAAAAAATCGTTGATAACTGCAAAAAGGATGAAGAAATTAGCCAAAGATTTGGGAATAAAGCATTTGGGTGTGGTTGTCAATAAAGTGAGAGATGAGGATAAAAAATTATTGGAAAGTATTATTAAAGAGGAGCTTGGTTTAGAAGTTTTAGGATTTATTCCTTATGATGAAGAGGTAGTAAAAAGTGATTTTATGGGAAAACCTATAGATTTAAATTCAAAAGCTGCAAAAGAAGTAGAGAAGATATTTAACTACATTCTAAAATTAAAAAATTCTATAATTTAA
- a CDS encoding peptidylprolyl isomerase: MVEKGKMVKISYDGYVDDRLFDTTNEELAKKEGIYNPAMVYGPVAIFAGEGQVLPGLDEVILEMDVGEEREVVLPPEKAFGKRDPSKIKLVPLSEFKKRGIKPIKGLPITIDGVPGKIVSINSGRVLVDFNHELAGKEVKYRIRIEEVVDDKKEMVKEIVKMYVPRLDNVKVTIRNGTVKIELPEFAPFMPNIQTAKMAIANEILKRLEDAEKVNFVETFERKKESKEEKKEEKSE, from the coding sequence ATGGTAGAAAAAGGAAAAATGGTAAAGATTAGCTATGATGGATACGTAGATGATAGATTATTTGACACAACTAACGAGGAATTGGCTAAAAAAGAAGGAATTTACAATCCTGCGATGGTTTATGGACCTGTAGCTATTTTTGCAGGAGAGGGGCAGGTGTTGCCAGGTTTAGACGAAGTTATATTGGAGATGGATGTTGGAGAAGAAAGAGAAGTTGTTTTACCTCCAGAAAAGGCATTTGGTAAAAGAGACCCATCAAAGATAAAATTAGTTCCATTATCAGAATTTAAAAAGAGAGGTATTAAACCAATAAAAGGATTACCAATTACAATAGATGGAGTGCCAGGAAAAATTGTAAGTATAAACAGCGGAAGAGTTTTAGTTGATTTCAACCACGAATTGGCTGGAAAAGAGGTAAAGTATAGAATAAGAATTGAAGAAGTTGTTGATGATAAAAAAGAGATGGTAAAAGAGATTGTAAAGATGTACGTTCCAAGATTAGATAATGTAAAGGTAACCATTAGAAATGGAACAGTTAAAATAGAGTTGCCAGAGTTTGCTCCATTTATGCCAAATATTCAGACTGCTAAGATGGCTATTGCCAATGAAATATTGAAGAGATTGGAAGATGCTGAAAAAGTCAACTTTGTTGAAACATTTGAAAGAAAAAAGGAAAGTAAAGAAGAGAAGAAAGAAGAAAAGAGTGAATAA
- the valS gene encoding valine--tRNA ligase, producing the protein MEMPKDYNIGIEKEIQKKWEESKIYKFDEESDKPPYIIDTPPPYPTGRLHLGHALNWTYMDIIARYKRMKGFNVLFPQGWDCHGLPTEVKVEEIYGITKSDVDRHKFRELCIKLTEENIEKMRKQIKSLGISIDWDREYITMTPEYIKKSQTAFVRMYKDGLIYRGKFPVNWCPRCQTAIAFAEVEYKERESKLNYIKFPAADGDGHLLIATTRPELMAACVAILVHPEDERYKHLIGKEFIVPLFGHKVKLLADEDVEKEFGTGAVMVCTFGDKTDVLWVNRHKLEIKKAINEKGELTEIAGKYKGLKTEEARKKIIEDLKKEGYLVKQEPIKQNVGVCWRCKTPIEIIVTEQWFVNVRKLIPKVREIADEIKWVPQHMKIRLLNWIEDMDWDWVISRQRIFATPIPVWYCPKCGNVVVAKEEDLPIDPTKTGYVCDKCGNTDLIPETDVLDTWMDSSITPMVITKWLDDDEFFKKHYPVQLRPQGHDIIRTWAFYTIVKSIALTGKKPWDEIVINGMVFGEDGHKMSKSRGNVVEPDEIIAKYGADALRLWASNSVIGDDVPFLWKEVDYGYRFLRKFWNACRFAKMHISDDIIDELKKPMEISNPIDLWILSKLQRLIERVDRDLENYRFNTIVEIYKFVWHEFCDNYIEMVKYRLYGNDEEAKKEARWTLYYVIDKLVRLLCPFAPHFSDYMAEIYKIDNLHFSFPEVDKKLINEEAEKFGEIAKNTVISIRRFKANSGMALNAPIKYVEIYTEDEETYSALNKTAEDIKGTLKIEELKIIKGKPALESKIVEVIPDKSKIGPEFKKNAKAVMDLIKNADEKTLEKIINEGLETEYGVIRKEHIKDVKRALFCEGEEVDSVDIEGVLAVAIIRK; encoded by the coding sequence ATGGAGATGCCAAAAGATTATAATATAGGGATTGAAAAGGAGATACAAAAGAAGTGGGAAGAGAGTAAAATTTACAAATTTGATGAAGAAAGCGATAAGCCACCATATATTATAGATACTCCTCCACCATATCCAACTGGAAGATTACACTTAGGGCATGCATTGAACTGGACTTACATGGATATAATAGCAAGATACAAAAGAATGAAGGGATTTAACGTTCTCTTCCCACAAGGATGGGATTGTCATGGACTGCCAACAGAGGTTAAAGTTGAAGAGATATATGGCATAACAAAGTCAGATGTTGATAGGCATAAATTTAGAGAGTTGTGTATTAAATTAACAGAAGAAAACATTGAAAAAATGAGAAAACAGATAAAATCCTTAGGAATTTCTATTGATTGGGACAGGGAATATATAACAATGACTCCAGAGTATATCAAAAAATCCCAAACTGCCTTTGTTAGGATGTATAAGGATGGGTTAATTTATAGAGGTAAATTCCCAGTAAATTGGTGTCCAAGATGTCAAACAGCCATTGCATTTGCTGAGGTTGAATATAAAGAGAGGGAAAGCAAATTAAATTATATAAAATTCCCAGCTGCTGATGGAGATGGGCATTTACTGATAGCAACAACAAGGCCTGAATTGATGGCTGCATGTGTAGCTATCTTAGTACATCCAGAGGATGAAAGATATAAGCACCTAATTGGGAAGGAGTTTATAGTTCCATTGTTTGGACATAAGGTTAAGTTATTGGCTGATGAGGATGTAGAGAAAGAATTTGGAACTGGGGCGGTTATGGTTTGTACCTTTGGAGATAAGACAGACGTTTTATGGGTTAATAGGCATAAATTGGAGATTAAAAAGGCAATTAATGAAAAAGGAGAACTAACAGAAATAGCTGGAAAGTATAAAGGATTGAAAACAGAGGAGGCAAGAAAAAAGATTATTGAGGACTTAAAGAAAGAGGGCTATTTAGTTAAGCAAGAACCAATAAAACAGAATGTTGGCGTTTGTTGGAGATGTAAGACACCAATTGAAATTATCGTTACTGAGCAATGGTTTGTTAATGTTAGGAAGCTAATTCCAAAGGTTAGGGAGATAGCTGATGAGATTAAATGGGTTCCACAGCACATGAAAATCAGGCTTTTAAATTGGATTGAAGACATGGATTGGGATTGGGTTATAAGTAGGCAGAGGATTTTTGCAACACCAATACCTGTATGGTATTGCCCAAAATGTGGAAATGTAGTTGTTGCTAAGGAGGAGGATTTACCAATAGACCCAACTAAAACTGGCTATGTTTGTGATAAGTGCGGAAACACTGACTTAATCCCAGAGACAGATGTCTTAGATACGTGGATGGACTCTTCAATAACACCAATGGTTATAACAAAGTGGTTGGATGATGATGAGTTCTTTAAAAAACACTATCCTGTCCAACTAAGACCACAAGGGCACGATATAATTAGAACGTGGGCATTCTATACAATAGTTAAATCAATTGCCTTAACTGGAAAAAAGCCATGGGATGAGATTGTTATAAATGGGATGGTGTTTGGAGAAGATGGACATAAGATGAGTAAGAGTAGGGGGAATGTTGTAGAGCCGGATGAAATTATAGCTAAGTATGGAGCAGATGCTTTAAGATTGTGGGCAAGTAATAGCGTTATTGGAGATGATGTCCCATTCCTATGGAAAGAGGTTGATTACGGCTATAGATTCTTAAGAAAGTTCTGGAACGCTTGCAGATTCGCTAAAATGCACATAAGTGATGATATTATTGATGAGCTAAAAAAACCAATGGAAATTAGCAATCCAATTGATTTATGGATTTTGAGTAAGTTGCAGAGATTAATTGAGAGAGTTGATAGGGACTTAGAGAATTATAGGTTTAACACAATAGTTGAGATTTATAAATTTGTTTGGCATGAGTTTTGTGACAACTACATAGAGATGGTTAAATATAGATTGTATGGAAACGATGAGGAGGCAAAGAAAGAGGCAAGATGGACGTTATACTATGTAATTGATAAATTAGTAAGATTGCTGTGCCCGTTCGCTCCACACTTCTCAGATTATATGGCAGAGATTTACAAGATAGATAACCTCCACTTCTCATTCCCAGAGGTTGATAAAAAGCTAATAAATGAAGAGGCAGAGAAGTTTGGGGAGATAGCTAAAAACACCGTTATATCAATTAGAAGATTTAAGGCAAATTCAGGAATGGCTTTAAACGCTCCAATAAAATACGTTGAGATTTACACAGAAGATGAGGAAACATATTCAGCATTAAACAAAACTGCTGAAGACATTAAAGGAACGTTGAAGATTGAAGAGCTTAAAATAATTAAAGGAAAACCGGCCCTTGAATCAAAGATAGTTGAAGTAATTCCAGATAAATCAAAGATAGGTCCAGAATTTAAGAAGAATGCTAAGGCAGTTATGGATTTAATTAAGAATGCTGATGAAAAGACGCTTGAAAAAATAATAAACGAAGGTTTAGAAACAGAGTATGGAGTTATTAGGAAGGAACATATTAAAGATGTAAAAAGAGCTTTATTCTGTGAAGGAGAAGAGGTAGATTCAGTTGATATTGAAGGAGTTTTAGCAGTGGCAATAATTAGAAAATAA
- a CDS encoding S-layer protein: protein MAMSLKKIGAIAVGGAMVATALASGVAAEVTVQGEVTKDLFVKNGQPNCYVVVGADAPSTMDVVSAADIAAKIGSLCYKEGTVEDGSADITVHAEAKSDDVDVYAETIPEGNYTVFVAASDSDYADAFENDTGDPYGLADALGVDDDELNEIVSLGDVSTMLKIEDVDPKDWYDSDDDAGEIVAVAVQNDSGELMVDKKNAVYMSLVYTNDEEKFENTTTLKEGMVIPFLGKEVAVVDIDADEDTIYVGTPVFNGILKEGETYDVGNGYTVKVKSVLKSTKAGEYKVTVDILKDGKVVKEESDKVTNETTMEVVYGDDVGVVIHSAWMDVGENYGYAELLIAKDVKALELNEEYEEDWVIYAVQKDSSNIVLKKDLSDNDQIVGIALRYEGDEFEDLDDGDEIDILDYVTFKLDDKDKEDKLYVYFSMDKTVDATVNVGEKVTALNAEVKLKGIEANAVEPVALTAPIAKLDTEVSLDTADKNLILVGGPVANKLTKALVDAGKLALDNDSPATIAVLPGEANGHDVVVVAGGDREKTREAALELIKML from the coding sequence ATGGCTATGAGCTTAAAGAAAATCGGTGCTATTGCTGTTGGAGGTGCAATGGTTGCTACTGCATTAGCAAGTGGAGTTGCTGCTGAGGTAACAGTTCAGGGAGAAGTTACAAAAGACTTATTCGTTAAAAATGGACAGCCAAACTGCTACGTTGTCGTTGGTGCTGATGCACCATCAACAATGGATGTTGTCTCAGCAGCTGACATTGCAGCTAAAATAGGAAGCTTGTGCTACAAAGAAGGAACAGTCGAAGATGGAAGTGCTGATATAACAGTTCACGCAGAAGCTAAATCAGATGACGTCGATGTATATGCGGAGACAATTCCTGAAGGCAATTACACAGTATTCGTTGCAGCATCAGACAGCGACTATGCAGATGCATTTGAAAATGATACTGGAGATCCATACGGATTAGCTGATGCGTTAGGTGTTGATGATGATGAACTCAATGAAATCGTCAGCTTAGGTGATGTATCAACAATGTTAAAGATTGAGGATGTCGACCCAAAAGATTGGTATGACAGCGATGATGATGCTGGAGAGATTGTAGCAGTTGCAGTTCAAAATGACTCAGGAGAATTAATGGTAGATAAAAAAAATGCAGTTTATATGTCATTAGTTTATACTAATGACGAAGAGAAGTTTGAAAATACAACAACATTGAAAGAAGGTATGGTAATTCCATTCTTAGGAAAAGAAGTAGCTGTAGTAGATATTGATGCAGATGAAGATACAATATACGTTGGAACTCCAGTATTCAATGGAATCTTAAAAGAAGGAGAAACTTATGATGTAGGAAACGGCTACACAGTTAAAGTAAAATCAGTATTGAAATCAACAAAAGCAGGAGAGTACAAGGTAACTGTTGATATATTAAAAGATGGTAAGGTTGTTAAAGAAGAATCAGATAAAGTAACAAACGAAACTACAATGGAAGTAGTTTATGGAGACGATGTAGGGGTTGTTATACACAGTGCTTGGATGGATGTTGGAGAGAACTACGGGTATGCAGAGTTGTTAATTGCAAAGGATGTTAAAGCATTAGAGCTTAACGAAGAATACGAAGAAGATTGGGTAATATATGCAGTACAAAAGGATAGCTCTAATATAGTATTGAAGAAAGATTTAAGCGATAATGATCAAATTGTTGGTATCGCTTTAAGATACGAAGGAGATGAATTCGAAGATTTAGATGACGGAGACGAAATAGACATCCTCGATTATGTAACATTCAAATTAGATGACAAAGACAAGGAGGATAAATTATACGTCTACTTCTCAATGGACAAGACTGTTGATGCTACAGTAAACGTTGGAGAAAAAGTTACTGCATTGAATGCAGAAGTTAAGTTGAAGGGTATTGAAGCTAATGCAGTTGAGCCAGTTGCATTAACAGCACCAATTGCTAAGTTAGATACAGAAGTTAGCTTAGACACAGCTGACAAGAACTTAATCTTAGTTGGTGGACCAGTTGCAAACAAATTAACAAAAGCTTTAGTTGATGCTGGAAAATTAGCTTTAGACAACGACAGCCCAGCAACAATCGCTGTCTTACCAGGAGAGGCAAACGGACATGATGTTGTTGTAGTTGCTGGTGGAGACAGAGAGAAGACAAGAGAAGCTGCTTTAGAATTAATCAAGATGCTCTAA